The segment TAATGACTGCGCTTGCCGCCAGCGTTCCGGCGGCGATCTCGGTGGCGCTGGGCGGGACGATCGTCGACCGGCTGGCTCCCCGCTTCCCCGGCGCTTACGGGCAATTCCCCGCGCTGTGCCTGTTGCTCGCCGCGCCGCTGTTCGCGCTGGCGATGACCCGCAGCGATTTCGGATCGCTGTTCGTGCTGAGCGCGGTGTCGACGCTGCTGCTGTTCACCTTCCTGGGCCCGACCGCCGGGACGATTCAAAACCTGCTCGACCCGCGGATGCGCGCGACCGGCCATGCGCTGGTGAACATCTTCACCGGCATGGTCGGCGGGCTGGGGCCGGTGCTGGTCGGGTGGCTGAGCGACCGCCTGGCCGCCGACGGGCTGCCGAGCGACGTCGCGCTCGGTTACGCGATGGCAGGTACGGCGCTGATGTCGTGGTGGGCGGCGGCGCACTACTGGCGCGCCGGCCGCACCCTGAACGACGATCTGGCCGCGGTGCGCGAACTGCGCGCCTAGGCGGATGGGTCAGGCGGCGGTCGCCGCCTTCAGCGCGTCGCCGAGATCGGTCTTCTCCCACGGAAAATCCTCGCCCGTGGGAGTCCGCCCGAAGTGCCCGTAGGCTGCCGTCTTGCGGTAGATCGGCTTGTTGAGGCCGAGCCCTTCGCGAATTCCGCGCGGGGTCAGGCCGCCAAGGCGCTTGCCCGCAACCTCGGTAATCGCCTGCTCCAGCTTCTCGTCCGGGACGGTGCCGGTGCCGTGGGTGTCGACGTACAGGCTCAGCGGCTGCGATACGCCGATGGCGTAGGCGATCTGGATCGTGCAGCGCCGCGCAAGGCCAGCGGCGACCACGTTCTTGGCCAGGTAACGGGTGACGTAGGCGGCCGAGCGATCGACCTTGGTCGGGTCCTTGCCCGAAAAGGCGCCGCCGCCGTGCGGGGCCGCGCCGCCATAGGTATCGACGATGATCTTGCGCCCGGTCAGCCCGGCGTCGCCGTCAGGCCCGCCGATCACGAAGCTGCCGGTCGGATTGATGTGGTAGACCGTCTCGTTGGTCAACAATTCGCGCGGCAGCACGTCGGCGACGACGGCTTTTACATAGTTGTGCAGTTCGGCCTCGTGCGCGCCCTCATCATACCCTTCGGCGTGCTGGGTCGAGACGACGATGGCGGTCGCGGCGACCGGCTGGCCATCACGGAACCGCAGGGTGACCTGGCTCTTGGCGTCGGGCTGCAGGAACGGCGCCTTGCCGGAGTGGCGGTCGGCCGCCATCCGGGCGAGGATCTTGTGGCTGTAATCGAGCGTCGCCGGCATCAGGTCGGGGGTCTCGTCACAGGCGAAACCGAACATGATGCCCTGGTCGCCCGCGCCCTCGTCCTTGTTCTCGCCCGCGTCCACGCCTTGCGCGATGTGTGCGCTCTGCCCGTGCAGGTTGTTCTGGAAGTCCAGCGTCTGCCAGTGGAAGCCGTCCTGCTCGTACCCGATGTCCTTCACGACATCGCGCACCGTACGCTCGATCTCGTCCAGCGCGCCATCGGCCCACTGGCCGTTCTCGTACACGCCCTTGCAGCGGATCTCGCCCGCCAGCACCACCTTCTGCGTGGTGGTCAGCGTCTCGCACGCCACCCGCGCTTCGGGGTCTTTCGACAGGAACAGGTCGACGATCGCGTCGGAAATCTGGTCAGAGACTTTGTCCGGGTGGCCTTCGGAGACACTTTCGGACGTGAACAGGTATTCGGCGCGCATCGGCTTGAGTTCCCCATATAAGGAAAGCTTTATATGTTGGCTGCCGCCTAGCCGCCGCGCCTGCGCCTGACAAGCACGCAGGCGGCTAGGATCAGTATCGCCCATGCAAGCGGCAGTACGTTGCCCGTCCGCGCGAACAACGTCGCCGGCAACGCGGGCGGAACGACGGTGTCGATGCGCCCCGGCACATGGCTGGTGGGCAGGTGAGCGCGCACCACCCCGCGGGCGTCGACCACCGCGCTGATGCCGTTGACCGTCGCGCGGAGCACCGGCAGCCCTTCCTCGATCGCCCGCATCCGCGCCTGCGCGAGGTGCTGCGGCGGGCCGAAGTGGCCGAACCAGCCATCGTTGGACGGGTTGAAGATGAATTCCGGCCGGTGTGCCCGATCGACCACCTGACCGGAGAAGATGATCTCGTAGCAGATCTGGATGCCGGCGCGGCCATAGGCGCCAAGGTCGAGCGTGCGTGGTCCCGGACCGGGGATGAAATCAAAGCTTCCCGCCACCAGGCGCGACGCGCCGAGCGGCTCGAGCAGCCAGCGCAGCGCCAGGTACTCGCCGTACGGCACCAGATGCGCCTTGCTGTAGCTGCCGCGGATGTTGCCCGCCGGGTCCAGCACGGTGACCACGTTGTACGCGCCCACGGCGCGTCCGTCGGCAATCTCCAGGTCCACCGCGCCGGTCATCAGCAGGCTGCCCGGGCCGATCACCTGGCCGATGCGGGTGCGGGCGAACCGCGGATCGGCCCCCGCGGTCGCGCCCAGGTAGTAGTGGCGCGGATAGCCGTCGCGCAGGTAATCGGGCAGGCCGGATTCAGGCCACAGGACCAGCCGCTGCCCGGCATCGCGGCGCGGCGCGGTCATGCGCGCCAGGTCCGCGAACTGGCGTTCGTACAGGTCCCGGCGATCGAGCTCCTCCTGCCGGAACCCGGGCTGGACCAGCGTGACCGCCAGCGTGCCCTCTCGGCTGGGCGGCGCCGGCAGGTACATCCCGACCATCGTCAGCGCGAGCACGGCGAGCGCGCGCCACCAGGCGCGGATCGCCAGCAGCGCGGCCAGGCCGCCACCGATCAGCGCCGTCAGTCCTGACAAGCCGTACGTGCCGAGCCACGGCAGCAGCGCGGCGAGGCCCGGCCGGTCGAACGGACCCAGCAGCGCGAGGCCCAGCGGATCCCATGCGTAACCGGTGAACACCCAACTGCGCAGCCATTCGGACACGATCCAGCCGCCCCCCAGCGCCAGCGCCAGCGGCACGGGCCGGGTGCCCCCGACGGTGCGGGCGATGGCCGCGCCGATCGCGGGATAGACCGCGAGATAGACGGCCAGCAGCGGCACCGCCGCCCAGCCGAGCGCCGCCGGCATGTTCGCCTGATAGGTGAACGCGGTCGCGATCCAGTTGTTGGCAAAGGTGAAGTGCGCCAGCCCGAACAGCCAGCCGATCCACGCCGCCTGCCGCCAGCCGGACGTGCGCGCGAGCAGGGCGGCCAGCCCTGCGACGCCGAGCAGCGTGAATGGCCACAGGCCGAGCGGGGGAAAGCCAAGCGCGGCGACCAGCCCGCAGGCAAGGCCGCTTAGCCGCGGATGCGCCAGGAATGCGCGCGCCACCGGAACACGGCCTTCGCGCACTGCGGCGGCCATCGGGCCGAACTCAGCCGACCGCGGTCAGGTTGTCGCCTTCGCCGGCTTCGTCAGCCACCTTGCGGCGCCGGCGCGGGGGCAGCTTGCGCGTAGCGGGCGCAGCCTCACCGTCCGTGTCGGCGACTGGACTGCCGGCGGAAATCGACGGGGGCAGGGCGGCGGCATCGATTTCGCCGCGGTCGCCGACCATCTCTTCGGTTTCGTCGGTGCCTTCAGTGGCGCGGGTGCGTGGCCGGCGGGCGGTGCGCTCGCGGGCGGGACGGACGAAGGGGTTCTCGGCCGGCTCGTAGGCTGCGGCGCTGTCACCTTCGACCGCGCGCTCGCCTTCGGCCTGCTCGCGGTTGCCGTCGTTGTCCTCGCGCGGACGGCGCTGACGCTCTGCGCCCCGGCCGCGGTCCTTGCCGCCGCGGGCGTCGCGCTGACCATCTTCGCGTTGACGGTCTTCCCGGGGACGATCTTCCCGAGGGCGATCGTCGCGCTGCCGATCGTCGCGGGGGCGTTCATCGCGCTGACGGTCTTCTCGGGGGCGGTCGTCGCGCTGACGTTCTTCACGGGGGCGATCGTCACGCGCATTGCGCGCGGAGCCGAAATCGTCCTCGTCGCCGTCTTCCTCGTTCGAGAAGTCGCGCTCTTCGCGGCGGCCGCCGCGGGGCTCTTCCTGGCGTACGCGGTTGTCGGCGATCACCCGGAAATAGTGATCTGCGAATTGCAGGTAATATTCGGCCTGCACGCGGTCGCCGTGATGCTGCGCGTCCTGCGCCAGCTTCTTGTATTTATCGAGCATCTGCGGCGCATTGCCGCGTGCGCGGCTGTCGATCCGGTTCTGGTTGCCGCCGCCTTGCTGTTGGCGATTGCCCCGACCACGGCGCCGGTTGTTGTTATTGCCGCGATTGCTGTTGTTATTGTTGTTCAAGGAAAAACTCTTCCTTCTGGTGGATCGGCCGACGCTCCGCGCGCCGGTAAACCGTCCTCATGACCCCTCGTCGCGCGAAATCGGTGCGCGGTGCCCTGCTTTGCCTTGTCCATCTTGTCTGGCCCACGGGCCGAACCCGAAAAGATCATGCAAATGTTGGAGCTGGGCCGCATACGGGTGGCGAACGCGCCGCAAACCGCTGGGCTTGGGGAAAGAGGTAGCTATCGCAGGCGCGTTTGCCAAGCCCAAACTCAGCCGCGGCGGAGGATAAGCGCGCGGGGCCGCCCGGCAAGGTCGCGGCGCAGTTCGGCGGTAAAGCCCGCCTCGCGCGCAATCGCGCTCACCGCGGCCGCTTGCGCGTGGCCGATCTCGACCACCGCCGCCCCGCCTGGTTCCAGCAGCGCGGGCAACTGCGGGATCAGCGTGCGATAGTCCGCCAGCCCATCCGGCCCGGCGAACAGCGCCCCGTGCGGTTCGTGATCGCGCACCGTCGCATCCAGCGCCGCATCATCTTCTACGTAAGGCGGATTGGCGATGACGAGGTCGAACCGGCCAAGCCCGGCGGACCAGCCGGCCCGCGACCAGTCGGCCTCGACCAGGCGCGCGCGCGCGGCCAGGTCCAGCACGGCGGCATTGCGGCGGGCGATCTCCAGCGCCTCGGCGGACCGGTCGATGCCGGTGCCGAGCGCCTGCGGAATTTCGGCCAGCAGGGTGAGCAACAGCGCGCCCGAGCCGGTCCCGCAGTCGAGCACCCGCCGCGCGGCCGGCCGCGCCTCCAGCGCCGCGACGACCGTGGTCTCGCTGTCGCCGCGCGGGATCAGCACTGCCGGAGAGACGGAAAAGGTCCGGCCGTAAAAGTCCTGGGTGCCGGTGATGTAGGCGACCGGCTCATGCCCCGCGCGCCGGTCGATCAACGCAGCGATGCCGGCCGGCGCCGGATCGCGCAGGTGGCGCAGCAACAGGTCGGTGCGCGAACAGCCGAGCGCGTGCGCCATCAGCAGTTCGGCATCGAGCCGGGCAGTGTCGGAGGTGGCGGCTAGGCGCTCCGCCGCCGCGCGGAGCGCCTCGCCCACGGTGGTCATGCGCCGCCCAGCCTATTCGCCGAGAGCGGCAAGCCGCTTGGCCTCGTCCTCGGCGGTGAGCGCGTCGACCAGTTCCGCAAGACCCGGCCCCGCGAGCACTTCGTCGAGCTTGTGCAGCGTCAGCCCGATGCGGTGATCGGTCACTCGGCCTTGCGGAAAGTTGTAGGTGCGGATGCGTTCGGACCGGTCGCCGCTGCCGACCATCGCCTTGCGCGCTTCGGCCTCGGCGCCCTGAGTCGCCTCGCGCTGCGCCTCGAACAGGCGGGCGCGCAGGACCTGCATGGCCTTGTCCTTGTTCTTGTGCTGGCTGCGGGCGTCCTGACAGGTGACCACGGTGTTGGTCGGCAGGTGCGTGATGCGCACCGCGCTGTCGGTGGTGTTAACGTGCTGGCCGCCGGCGCCGGACGCGCGGTAGACGTCGATCTTGAGGTCCTTGTCCTCGATCTGCACATCGACATCGTCCGGCTCGGGGAGGACGGCGACGGTCGCCGCGCTCGTGTGGATGCGCCCGCCGCTTTCGGTCACCGGCACGCGCTGGACGCGGTGCACGCCGCTTTCGAACTTGAGCTTGGCGAACACCCCGTTGCCGGCGACGTTGGCGACGATTTCCTTGAACCCGCCGATGTCGGACGCGTTCATGCTGACTGGCTCGACCCGCCAGCCCTGCTCCGCGGCGAAGCGTTCGTACATGCGGTAGAGATCCGCCGCGAACAGCGCGGCCTCGTCGCCCCCGGTGCCAGCGCGGATTTCCAGCATCGCAGGCTTCGCATCGGCGCTGTCGCGCGGAAGCATGGCGATCGACAGCGCCCGCTCGGCGGCAGGCAGGGCGGCGCGCAGGCGCTGTACCTCTTCTTCCGCCAGCGCGCGCATTTCTGGATCGCTGTCGTCGAGCGCTTCCAGTTCGGCGAGTTCGGCGCGCATCTGCAGCACCTCCTCGGCGGTGCGCGCCACGGGTTCCAGTTCCGCATAGTCGCGGCTGGCGGAGACGAACTCCGCGCCCTCCAGCGTGCCCGAACCAAGCCGCGCCTCGAGCTCGGAAAAGCGGTGCCGGATCTGGTTGAGCCGTTCGGCGGGGATAGTCATCCGAAATCAGGCTCGTCGGGGGGCGTGATCCCGTCACGCTCCAGGCCGCGCAGCCAGTCGGCGTTCTGCGCTTGCGCCACGGCGTCGCGCAAATCTGCGGGCCGCATGCGCACCTGTTCGCCGCCGTGGAGGTCGCGCACGGTGACTTCGCCTGCCAGCCGTTCATCCTCCCCGATCAGCACGGCGAGCAGCGCGCCGCCTTCGCTGGCACGGCTCATCCGCTTCTTGATCTTGCCGGTCGCGAATACTTCCACCGTGTTCCAGTGACCGCGCAAGTCGCGCGCGATCCGGTTCGCATCGGCGAGGCCATCGTCGTCGAGCGGGATGATCGCCACATCGAGCCGTTCCTGCGGACGCTCCCCCACCAGCATCGCCAGCCGCTCGATTCCCGCGGCCCAGCCGACCGCCGGGGTGTGCGGCCCGCCGAGGCTCTCGATGAGCCCGTCGTAGCGCCCGCCGCCGAGCACCGTCCCCTGCGCGCCCAGCCGATCGGTGACGAATTCGAAAGCGGTGTGGCGGTAATAGTCGAGCCCGCGCACCAGCGCCGGGTTGCGGGTCCACGCGACGCCGGCGGCGTCCAGCCCGGCGCATACTTTGGCGAAATAGTCCTGCGCTTCGCTGCTCAGGAAATCGTCGATCTTGGGAGCGTCGGCGACGAACGCCTGGTCGCGCGGGTCCTTGCTGTCGAGGATGCGCAAGGGGTTTTTGTCGAGCCGTTCCTGCGAATCCTCGCTCAGCTCCCCGCGCACTCCCGCGAAGTGATCGACCAGCGCCCCGCGCCACGCCTCGCGGCTGTCGCCATCGCCCAGCGTGTTGAGGTTGAGCGTCACCCCGTCGGATATGCCCAGTTCCTTCAGCAGCTGGTCGGCCATCGCCAGCAGCTCGACATCGGCCTGCGGCTCGGCGGCGCCGATGATCTCGGCGTCGAGCTGGTGGAACTGGCGGTAGCGGCCCTTCTGCGGGCGTTCATAGCGGAACAGCGGGCCGTGGGTGGCGACCTTCAGCGGCGCGTGCTGCTGCCATCCGTCGGTGATGAACGCGCGGGCGATGCCGGCGGTGAATTCCGGGCGCAGGGTCAGGCTCTCGCCGCCGCGATCCTCGAACGAATACATTTCTTTCGACACGATGTCGGTGGTCTCGCCGATCGAGCGGGCGAACACCTCGGTCCGTTCAAACACCGGCATCTCGATCCGGCGGAAGCGATAGAGCTTGCGCACCCGCTCGAACGTTTCGACCACGAACGCGAACGCTTCGGCCTCCGCGCCGAAGATGTCCTGGGTGCCGCGGATGGCTTGCGGGGTTTTCTGGCTCATTTCGCGGCGCGCACTAGCCTGTTCGTGTCTGCCGGGAAAGCCGCTCGTCGAGCAGCCGCTTGCGCCGCGTCCGCGCATCCGACACAGACTTGCCGCATGATCAACCGGTTCGCGCTCCCGCTCCTCGCCCTCGCTTTCACCATCCCCGTCGCAGCCCAGGACGCCAACCGGTCGATGCCGGTCGCGGTCCAGGTGGCGGACGGCACGCCGTTGCCGGTCGATACCGCCTGGCCCGGCGGGACGATCGACCTGGCGATCGACGCGACCGACACCCGCCGCGCGGTGTACCGGGTCATCCAGACGATCCCGCTCAGCCCCGGCACCCGCGAACTGACGCTGCTCTACCCCGAATGGCTCCCCGGCAACCATGCCGCGCGCGGGCCGATCAGCCTGCTGTCGGACATCCGCTTTACCGCCAATGGCAAGCCGGTCGCGTGGCGGCGCGACCCGCTCGACGTCTATGCCTTCAAGCTGGCACTGCCTGCCGGAGCGCGCAGCGTGGTGGCAAGCTTCGTCCACACCTCGCCTGTCACCGGGTCCGAAGGGCGGGTGACGATGACGCAGGAGATGCTCAACCTGCAGTGGGAGAAGATGAGCCTGTACCCCGCCGGCCATTACACCCGCCGGATCGCGGTGCGGCCCACGGTGACGGTGCCCGCCGGGTGGAGCGTGTTCACCGCGCTCGACGGGCAGAAGCGGTCCGGTGACAAGGTCACCTGGGCGGCGACCGATTACGAAACGCTGGTCGATTCGCCGATCTTCGCCGGCAAGCACGCGCAGTCCTGGCCGATCGGTGAGGACGTGCGGCTGGACGTGGTGGCGGACAAGCCCGCGCAGCTCGCCATCGCGCCGCAGAACCTCGCCACGTTCAACAAGCTGGTGATCGAGGCCGATGCGCTGTTCGGCGCGCGCCATTTCGACAAATACACGTTCCTGCTGGCGCTGACCGACCGGATGGGCGGCATCGGCCTGGAGCATCACCGCAGTTCCGAAAACCAGTACGAGCCGACCTCGTTCACCGACTGGGACGCGATGGACTGGGACCACAACGTCATTGCCCACGAACTGGTGCACAGCTGGAACGGCAAGTACCGCCGCCCGGCGGATCTGTGGACGCCCGACTACCGCACCCCGATGCAGGGATCGCTGCTGTGGCTGTACGAAGGGCAGACCCAGTTCTGGGGCAACGTGCTCGCCGCGCGTTCCGGCCTGCAGAAGAAAGAGACGATCCTGGGCCGGATGGCGCGCGATGCGGCGGTGTACAGCGAAGGGCAGCCGGGCCGCGCATGGCGCGATGTCGGCGACACCACCAACGATCCGATCATGGCCGCCCGCCGGCCGCACCCGTACAGTTCGCTGCAGCGGAGCGAAGACTACTACGTCGAAAGCTCGCTCGTCTGGCTCGAAGCGGACCAGATCATTCGCCAAGGCACCGGCGGGAGCAGGGGCCTCGATGATTTTGCACGGGCGTTCTTCGGGATGCGCGATGGAGACTGGGGCCAGCTGACCTACACGTTCGATGACGTGGTCACCGCGCTCAACGGCGTGCACCCATACGACTGGGCAGAGTTCCTGACGACCCGCCTGCTCACGCCCGGCCAGCCCACGCCCACCAGGGGCATTGAGATGGCAGGCTATCGGCTGGTCTGGCGCGATACCCCCAATCCGTTCGACAAGGGGGCGATGGATCACGGCAAGGGGCTGGAGCTGACCTATTCGCTGGGGTTCAACCTCGACAAGGACGGCACGGTCACCTCCACCCGGTGGGACGGCCCGGCGTTCAACGCCGGCATCGTCAACGGCGCCAAGATCGTCGCGGTCGGCGGCGAGGCGTACAGCGCGCAAGGCATGAAGGACGCGATCACCGCCGCCGCCCGGTCGAAGGCACCGATCGCGCTGCTGGTGAAGCGCGGCGATCTCTACGACACCATCACGCTCGATTACCGGGGCGGGCTGCGTTATCCCTGGCTCGAACCCGCCGCGCCGGGCGAGCAGCCGCTCGACCGGCTGCTGGCGGCGAAAGCCGCGAACTGAGGATCAACCTTGTTGCGGCGCACCATCAGCGCCGCTAGGGCGCGCGCCATGCAGATCGACAAGATTCCCGTGGGCGACAATCCGCCCGAAAGCCTCAACGTGATCATCGAGGTGCCCACCGGGGGCGAGCCGGTGAAATACGAATTCGACAAGGCGTCGGGCGCGCTGTTCGTCGATCGCATCCTGCACACGCCCATGCGCTATCCGGCGAACTACGGCTTCGTGCCGCATACCCTGTCGGATGACGGCGACCCGATCGACGCGCTGGTGATCAGCCGCAGCCCGTTCATTCCCGGCTGCGTCGTGCGCGCCCGGCCGATCGGCGTGCTCAACCTGGAAGACGAGCACGGCGGGGACGAGAAGCTCGTCTGCGTGCCGATCGACACGACCTTTCCGTATTATTCGGACGTGGCCGAACGGCAGGACCTGCCTTCGATCATCTTCCAGCAGATCGAACACTTTTTCACCCACTACAAGGATCTCGAGCACGAGAAGTGGGTGAGGGTGGGCAAGTGGGGCGATGCGGCCGACGCCCGCCGCGCGGTGGTGGACGCGATCGAACGGTACAAGCGGACGCCGATCGAGCCGTCCGCCACCTGATCAGGCGGCGGCGACCGTCATCCCGTCAATCCGCAGCGTCGGCGCGTTGATCGCGCGGTAGGTTTCGAGGTCGCTGGCCGCGCGCATCGACGCGAACATGTCGATCAGGTTGCCGGCGATCGTGAACCCGGCCACCGGCCCTTCGATCCGGCCATTGACGATGCGCCGGCCCGCGGCACCGCGGCTGTAATCCCCGGTCACGGGATTGATCCCCTGGCCGATCAGGTAATCGACCAGCACGCCGTCGGCGATGTCGGCGATCAACTCCTTCACCGTCTGGTCTCCGGCAAGCAGGTCGACGTTGCTGGGGCTCACCCCCGGCGTGCCGCCGCCCCCGCGAGAGGCGTGCCCGGTCAGGGGCAGGCCCAGTTGCGCCGCCGAGGCGACGTTGGTGAGCCAGCCGGTCACCCGCCCGTCTTCCACCAGTGCGTGCGGCGCGCAGGCGATGCCTTCGCCATCGAATGGGCGCGAGCGTAGTCCGCGCGGCCGCAGCGGGTCATCGACGATCCGGATGCCGTCCGGGAACAGGGTCTCCGTTTCCCGGCCGACCAGGAAACTGGCCCGCCGCGCGATCGAGGGCGCTGCCATCGCACCTAGCAGGTGGCCGACCAGCGAGGCCGATACCCGGGGGTCGAACACCACCGGCATCGCTCCGCTGGAAGGCGTGGCCGGAGCCAGCCGGGCGACCGCGCGCTCGCCCGCCAGGCGGCCCACCTCGGCGGGGTCCGGCAGGTCCGCCAGGTGGCGCGCGCTGCGTGCCGCGTAATCGCGCTGCATCCCGTCGCCTTCGCCGGCGATGACGCTGGCTGACAGCGCGTGGCTGGTCCCTTCGAACGCGGCGGCAAAGCCGGTGCTGGTCACCAGCACCGATCCGCCGCGCCCCACGCTCGCGCTGCCGCCTTCGCTGTTGCGCACCCCCGACACCGCGTGCGCCGCGTCCTCGACTGCGCGGGCCCGGTCGCGCAGCTCCTCGGCAGAGAGCTCGCTCGCGTCCGCGATGGCGAGGTCGGGAAAGGGGCCCCGCGCCACGGCCGCTTCGGGGGCGAGCGCGGCGAACGGATCTTCCGGCGCATGGCGGGCCATCGCCACCACCCGCTCGGCCAATTCCTTCAGTCCGGCGGGCGACAGGTCGCTGGTCGATACGCTGGCAGACCGCTGGCCGACGAACGCCCGCAAGCCCACTTGCGCGCTTTCCGACCGGTCGATGTCCTCCAGCACGCCCAGCCGGACGCTGACGCCGTGCGCCGACGAGGTGTGGCCGGTCGCGTCGGCGGCGTCGGCGCCGCAGCGGCGGGCGTGATCGATCAGCGCGCTGGCGGCGTCGAGCAGATGGGATGATTGCATGCAGGGGCAGCTAGGGTGCCGCAAACTCCGCGGCAAGTGGCGCCCCGCAACGGGCGCAAGAGAGCCGGTGCTAGAAGACCGAGGACAGCGTCTTGAACAGCGCGGTCAGTGCAAACGGCAGGCCGATGGCGACAATCCACAGCAGCGCCTGGTCGCGGCGATAGGCGCCCCGGTACCCCGGATCGGCGGCGGCTTCGTCCGAAATGCCCAGCCAGCGGCCTTCGAACGCGCGACAGGCGGGAATAATCGCCGCCACCAGCACGACCAGCGCGAGGTAGGGCATCATCGACGACGAGTCGGCACCGGACTTCAGCGCGTGGACGGTGACGAAGATCTGGAGGCCGGTGTAAACCAGCAGGGCATAGGCGACATTGTCGCTCATGCGTTTGCGCCAATCGAGGCGCTGCCGCCCGCTCTTGCGCAGACGGCCCGCATGCGTGGGATGCAGCGCTTCGCTGCGCTCGATCGCCTTGGGCATCGCCCTGTTCTCCCCAGTTCTCTCTCCGGCGGGAACTGTCTCAAATTCGTGGGCCAAGCGCAAGGGCGGTGTCCGCGCACGATTCGGCAAGCGTCCCGCCGCGAACCATGCACGAATCCTGCCAACCGGGCTTTTCACGCTTTCGTGTGGTGCTACATGCTGGGGCGATGACCATGCTTGCTACCGATCCTGCCCCGGCGCCTGCCCCGATACCGGCGGCCGATGCCACCGCGCCCCTGCCGAACGGCGGGCTGGAGGTGATCTCGATCGCCAAGAGCTATGACAAGCGCAGCGTGCTGAGCGATATCTCGCTCACGGTGGGCAAGGGCGAGGTGCTTGGCCTGCTGGGGCCGAACGGCGCGGGCAAGACGACCTGCTTCTATTCGATCATGGGCCTGGTCCGCCCCGATTCGGGCCGCATCCTGATGGATGGCGAGGACGTGACCCGGCTGCCGATGTACCGCCGCGCGATCCTGGGTCTCGGTTACCTGCCGCAGGAAACCAGCATCTTTCGCGGCATGACCGTGGAGCAGAACATCAACAGCGTGCTCGAGCTGGTGGAGCCCGACAAGGCGACCCGTGCGGCCGAGCTTGACCGGCTGCTCGACGAGTTCGGGCTCCAGCGACTGCGCACCAGCGCCGCGATGGCACTGTCGGGCGGTGAGCGGCGGCGGTGCGAGATCGCCCGGGCGCTGGCCGCCAAGCCGTCGATCATGCTGCTCGACGAACCCTTTGCCGGGATCGACCCGCTGTCGATCAGCGACATCCGCGAC is part of the Altererythrobacter sp. TH136 genome and harbors:
- the prmC gene encoding peptide chain release factor N(5)-glutamine methyltransferase, producing the protein MTTVGEALRAAAERLAATSDTARLDAELLMAHALGCSRTDLLLRHLRDPAPAGIAALIDRRAGHEPVAYITGTQDFYGRTFSVSPAVLIPRGDSETTVVAALEARPAARRVLDCGTGSGALLLTLLAEIPQALGTGIDRSAEALEIARRNAAVLDLAARARLVEADWSRAGWSAGLGRFDLVIANPPYVEDDAALDATVRDHEPHGALFAGPDGLADYRTLIPQLPALLEPGGAAVVEIGHAQAAAVSAIAREAGFTAELRRDLAGRPRALILRRG
- the lnt gene encoding apolipoprotein N-acyltransferase, whose protein sequence is MAAAVREGRVPVARAFLAHPRLSGLACGLVAALGFPPLGLWPFTLLGVAGLAALLARTSGWRQAAWIGWLFGLAHFTFANNWIATAFTYQANMPAALGWAAVPLLAVYLAVYPAIGAAIARTVGGTRPVPLALALGGGWIVSEWLRSWVFTGYAWDPLGLALLGPFDRPGLAALLPWLGTYGLSGLTALIGGGLAALLAIRAWWRALAVLALTMVGMYLPAPPSREGTLAVTLVQPGFRQEELDRRDLYERQFADLARMTAPRRDAGQRLVLWPESGLPDYLRDGYPRHYYLGATAGADPRFARTRIGQVIGPGSLLMTGAVDLEIADGRAVGAYNVVTVLDPAGNIRGSYSKAHLVPYGEYLALRWLLEPLGASRLVAGSFDFIPGPGPRTLDLGAYGRAGIQICYEIIFSGQVVDRAHRPEFIFNPSNDGWFGHFGPPQHLAQARMRAIEEGLPVLRATVNGISAVVDARGVVRAHLPTSHVPGRIDTVVPPALPATLFARTGNVLPLAWAILILAACVLVRRRRGG
- the prfA gene encoding peptide chain release factor 1 codes for the protein MTIPAERLNQIRHRFSELEARLGSGTLEGAEFVSASRDYAELEPVARTAEEVLQMRAELAELEALDDSDPEMRALAEEEVQRLRAALPAAERALSIAMLPRDSADAKPAMLEIRAGTGGDEAALFAADLYRMYERFAAEQGWRVEPVSMNASDIGGFKEIVANVAGNGVFAKLKFESGVHRVQRVPVTESGGRIHTSAATVAVLPEPDDVDVQIEDKDLKIDVYRASGAGGQHVNTTDSAVRITHLPTNTVVTCQDARSQHKNKDKAMQVLRARLFEAQREATQGAEAEARKAMVGSGDRSERIRTYNFPQGRVTDHRIGLTLHKLDEVLAGPGLAELVDALTAEDEAKRLAALGE
- the metK gene encoding methionine adenosyltransferase, translating into MRAEYLFTSESVSEGHPDKVSDQISDAIVDLFLSKDPEARVACETLTTTQKVVLAGEIRCKGVYENGQWADGALDEIERTVRDVVKDIGYEQDGFHWQTLDFQNNLHGQSAHIAQGVDAGENKDEGAGDQGIMFGFACDETPDLMPATLDYSHKILARMAADRHSGKAPFLQPDAKSQVTLRFRDGQPVAATAIVVSTQHAEGYDEGAHEAELHNYVKAVVADVLPRELLTNETVYHINPTGSFVIGGPDGDAGLTGRKIIVDTYGGAAPHGGGAFSGKDPTKVDRSAAYVTRYLAKNVVAAGLARRCTIQIAYAIGVSQPLSLYVDTHGTGTVPDEKLEQAITEVAGKRLGGLTPRGIREGLGLNKPIYRKTAAYGHFGRTPTGEDFPWEKTDLGDALKAATAA
- a CDS encoding DUF4167 domain-containing protein, with protein sequence MNNNNNSNRGNNNNRRRGRGNRQQQGGGNQNRIDSRARGNAPQMLDKYKKLAQDAQHHGDRVQAEYYLQFADHYFRVIADNRVRQEEPRGGRREERDFSNEEDGDEDDFGSARNARDDRPREERQRDDRPREDRQRDERPRDDRQRDDRPREDRPREDRQREDGQRDARGGKDRGRGAERQRRPREDNDGNREQAEGERAVEGDSAAAYEPAENPFVRPARERTARRPRTRATEGTDETEEMVGDRGEIDAAALPPSISAGSPVADTDGEAAPATRKLPPRRRRKVADEAGEGDNLTAVG
- the hisS gene encoding histidine--tRNA ligase; protein product: MSQKTPQAIRGTQDIFGAEAEAFAFVVETFERVRKLYRFRRIEMPVFERTEVFARSIGETTDIVSKEMYSFEDRGGESLTLRPEFTAGIARAFITDGWQQHAPLKVATHGPLFRYERPQKGRYRQFHQLDAEIIGAAEPQADVELLAMADQLLKELGISDGVTLNLNTLGDGDSREAWRGALVDHFAGVRGELSEDSQERLDKNPLRILDSKDPRDQAFVADAPKIDDFLSSEAQDYFAKVCAGLDAAGVAWTRNPALVRGLDYYRHTAFEFVTDRLGAQGTVLGGGRYDGLIESLGGPHTPAVGWAAGIERLAMLVGERPQERLDVAIIPLDDDGLADANRIARDLRGHWNTVEVFATGKIKKRMSRASEGGALLAVLIGEDERLAGEVTVRDLHGGEQVRMRPADLRDAVAQAQNADWLRGLERDGITPPDEPDFG